DNA from Salmo trutta chromosome 14, fSalTru1.1, whole genome shotgun sequence:
GCTATATTATAGATAATTAGCAATTATCACTAATGTGTCCTACTGTAGGCTTACAATGTCTCATAAAACCTTTATTAAAACGTAACAGTAGGTGGATCCATCAAGTTCAACATTTTACAGAAATGCTATCAGTAGCAAAGCATATAAAACAAGCAAAAATAAATGTCATTACATTATACATTTCTGGTTTGTTCAAAGAAATGTGGTAGATTAATTGAAAAAATTATAAAAGtaaaaaattgtaaaataaaaaaatgggacCTTAATTTTTGCAACTGTAATAATTGACTTTATagcccatcattactttttaATTCTAGGTTTGCTTTCATATGGTTAGTCCTCCGAGAGGGATCTGGTTCTGCATCCCAATTCTCTACTCGTCTACTCTAAGTGTGCAtatgttcacttcccttcatggatttaAAAAGAAAGGACATGTAGGCCTATGATGGCAATTCCCTCTAGTCTAAACCATGCTTAAACCAATACTTTGCTTTTGAGTATGTAGGGGGGAGTGCACACTTTAGGAGAATGATAGGGAATTGGGATGCAGAGCAAATAGATTTCTTCTTTACGTCAGGGTATACGCCTTGCAGTACATTACACCACAGCCCTCCTTGGTTTCAAATCGTAGATTTTAGACCTTCCCCTCTGACTGAGGCCTTTAGCATCGTTCTTGTTTAGAAGGACTTCCACCTGAAGGCCGAAAAGATGGTGTGGATGAAGTAGAGGAGCGTGGCCACGTAAGAGAACACCTGGGAGAGTAAGAACATATATCAACAACAAGCAGGGGTGACATTGCACAGATAAAGATATTCAACTGGGACTCAAACTCTGGTCCAGTGACTGTCAACCCAACACCTTAGCCGTTAGGCCAAGACATCCGAACTCCTTGACAAGGTCACTAGGTGTTTGATTGAAATCACAACAATATCTTCCACCTTTTTATTGGTAACAAACACACAATGAATAGGCACAAGTTTGGGGAACTCAGTACATAATCTAGCCTACTGTTAGACAGTTGAACGCCCACAAACCCTACTAATAAGCAAGAGTACCAAAATGAGTTCAAGCAGAAACAGTAACTCCAATTTAGGAGTGCACAATTCTAGTTAAATATTACTGTATGCAATAGGAAATTATTCTGTGGTCGAATCTGTAACTAATTAAAGAGGATGAAAACATTTCAATCATTCCTTTTACTTTGAGATTGAGGCCTCCTAATGCATTGAGTAAAATATAAattgaatgtacaaaacattaagaacacctgctctttccatgacatggactgaccaggtgaaagctatgatcctttattgatgtcacttgttaaatccacttcaatcagtgtagatgaaggggaggagacaggttaaagaaggatttttaagccttgagacaactgagacaaaacggcgcaccggtttgtgtcaagaactgcaacgctgatgtgtttttcacactcaatagtttcccgtccaccacccaaaggacatgcagccaacttgacacatatgtgggaagcattggagtcaacagaacattgaggctgttctgaaggcaaataGGGCggtgcaactcaacattaggaaggtgttcttaatgttttgtccacttagTGTCCATAACAAATGGTGTGGATTACATACTCAACTTGAACCCAGACCACTTTTGAGTCGTGAAAACATCTGACAAATTCTGATTTAGGGACATTACACTCGTTTTCAGGCGTCAAATGAATCCACCCCACATACCATCAGTtgtgtagatccagctatatgccTCAAACTAATATGCATAGAGGAAAAATAAGCCTTATCACACAAGCAAGCTCTAGGTCCAAATTCATTGTGTATCTGCCTTGATGTTTACAAAACTCCACGTACCACCTCTTGTGCAGTGGAACCCAGAACAATATGTGACTACTTAGTTACGGCGACACAGTTCTGCCGAGGACACATAAACCAGAGTGGCCACCGCAAAGCACAAGCAGCTTGACCCTCTCTGGAAGTTGCTGTAGCCCTGCTTGGGATATTTTGCCTATTGGTTGAGACGCAGGCCCCATTCTAGCTTGGGACAGTATGTCACGGTGGGCAATTGGAAATGTGAATTGGGCCAAGTTGGAGGTAATAATGCAtttagtttatagtttattgagATGCATGAATACACCACAACAAAGGCTTGATTTAATGGCTGTTTTGAAAcagatttcctgcaattctacatagtAATGATTTATGTTCACTACTTGGTCAATTGATTTGATAGCGTGTTAATCTATGCAAATAAATTATATGAATTGATAGTTCACCTCTCTGTTTTCTTTTATTCTGTTATAGGGTATATTGTAACCATGTGTTCaagttaatcaaatcaaagtttatttatgATACAGCGTAATGTAAGCTACACAAAACAATGAAATGCTTCCTCGCAACAAAAGCTCTCCTCGCAAGCAGTGCAATGATATTAAGctatatgtatttgtatttacattaggctatagcctacaaataaCTATACCACGTAGTCATAGGCCTATTAGGATTTACTTTAAATTATTGTATCCTTCAACAACCCAAGTTGGTTCAACTTCTTTAACATCATTGTGTGATCCTGGCATTGTCCCTTAGGCAAGACacagtgcatccggaaagtactcagaccccttcactttttccacattttgttacgttagagctttattctaaaatggattaaatcaataaaaaaatcctcatcaagctacacacaataccccttaatgacaaggTTATTAGaaatttcaaaaaaaaaaaaaaaagaaatactttatttacataagtattcagatcctttgctatgagactcaaaatttagttctggtgcatcctgtttccattgatcatccttgagatggttctacaacttgattggacataatttggaaaggcacacacctgtctatataaggtcccacagttgacagtgcatgtcaaagcaaaaaccaagccatggggtcgaaggaattgtccgtccgagagaggattgtgttgaggcacagatctggggaaggtaccaaaacatttctgcagcattgaaggtccccaagaacacagcggcctccatcattcttaaatggaagaactacCAAGATTCCTacagctggccacccagccaaactgagcaatagggtgagaagggccttggtcagggaggtgaccaagaacccgatagtcgtTCTGACTCACAGAGCtctagtgttcctctgtggagatgggagaaccttccagaatgacaaccatctccacagcatTCCACCcgtcaggcctttatgatagagtggacagatggaaggcactcctcagtaaaaggcacatgacagcccgcttggagtttgccaaaaggcccctaaagactctgagaccatgagaagcaagattctctggtctgatgaaaccaagattgaactctttggactgaatgccaagtgtcacgtctggaggaaacctggcaccatccctacgttgaagcatagtggtggcagcatcatgctgtggggatgtttttcagcagcagggactgggaaactcgTCAGGGGCAGGGAAACTAATGGATGATATTTGATACTAAGCTGTGCAGGAACTGTTACAGTGAGAAAGACGTGAACATTTTAGATTGTTTTTGGCATCCCTATATATTTCCTAATATTTGCTGTTATGGAAGACTTACCACTGCAGAAATGTCAAGTCGATAGTTAAAGAGGTCTCCGCTTTTCTTATCCAGGGTCACTTTGGCGAGAGCCACTGAGGCACTGAGGTAGAAGAAAGCTGCTATGCCGTGGTATGCAAAGTCCTGTGTGAGATAGAAAGGGAAGGATGAAGAAATTATTTTCACTGCGTTTGACTGGATCATGGAAAAAATATGGGGTGAaacttaaccaacaatacagtgtGACTGCTTTTTGGAGCCAGACGATTATCTTACAGCGAAGAGCACGGGCATGGGTGAAGTCTGCTTGAGCCAGCGCTACATTTATTTTCCTTAGATCAGTTTTTCCCAATCCATTTCTGGCCAGCCTCCAGGGTGTGTACATTTTAGTTTTAGCCCAgcactagcacacctgattcaactaatcaccacgcctttgattagttgaatcaggtgtgttcgTGATGGAATCTAAAATGGGTACACCCTGGGGAGTCCGCTAGGAATGGATTGGGAAACACTGCCTTATAACTTATGAGATCTAGAATTTTCTGAAGAAGTACACTTTTCATCATCaatacatacatatatttattATCAATGGCGATGATGACTGTTGAATATAGTGGACTTCCTCCAAAGAGAGCCATCataactggggcggcaggtagcgtagtggttagagcattggactagtaaccgaaaggttgaaagatcaaatccccgagctgacaaggtaaaaatctgttgttctgcccctgatcaaggcaattaacccgctgttcctagaccgacattgaaaataagaatttgttcttaactgacttgcctagttaaaaaacaTTCAAAAACGTTGATTTCATACTCAGGTGCTTCTGCTGCTTTTCCGTCTAGGTCTAGTATGCCAACTATCATGTAATTCATATTAAGTGCAAATACATTTTCTATTTCGACAAAGCTAGGTTCCTGGCTAATTAATTGAAAAGTTCCCCAGGATTGCCCCCTCAATTTGACTAGatttttaaaaatgaaatataCATGCTATGttactatttgtgtgtgtgctcctTGAACTTATCCTTTGTCTGGTTGGtcgattaaaaaaaatctatccAAGGTGCTTCCGCCCCtcccatcccccccaaaaaacaggaAAGACTCACAGCAGTTGCCCATCCCCCGCTGTTGCGATGCACTCCGAAGGCGAACATGCACATCCAGATGAAGGTCATGGTGAAACAGAAGACGGACACGAACATCACCCAGCCCTGTGGGTTGGTGGGATCCACCAGTGTACATGCCACCAGGATCCATACCAGACCTCCAAAGACCTGAAACAAAGCATTGCAGTAGAGTAAATGGTTTTATGGTCCATTCAATTAAAATGTAAAGAAGAAGTCAATTGTTCCACTCAATTAGATTTGCACTTATGGTAATACTCAAACTAAATATGATTTTCAAATATTGAGAACAATATACAGCATATCCAAAAAACATGTGGGGAATCCCCTACAGCCAGGGTAAGTGGAAAAATCATGTTAGGTTGTATTTTCAGTGGAACATCCAGTGGCCTTGGTAGTAAGGGATACAGTGTATTCCTACAATTATTTTGTTTCATTGGTTTGAAAATGTTGGAGTCTGCAGTTTTTTTTAGGGACTGAAATATTAAAAGAAAACCTTGCAGATCTGTGACACCCTAGGAACTAATTTGGTGCTATTAGTGAGTTTGGGGAGAAAACAAAATTGGCATTCCTGAAACTAAAACTACACTACTGTAATAGCACTTATTCCATTGTTGTAATCAATTATATAACATAGTGAAGTAAACAGATTATCATTTACCAGACCTACCTTAGAAAACCAACAATGGCCTGCCCTTCCCCAATCCCTATGACATACGATTTATGAAAGGtacaattagttgtttttcatcACGTCACACCCTTTCTGTTACTCCACCCTGACAAGCTCCAGCAATTAATCTGTTGCCTGGGAATGCAaaagtatggtgtgtgtgtgtcagaatccACCTGTCTTGTTCATTTAGGATATCTTGTCAGTAGCCATGGTCCAGTCTGAttgtgccatcatgccactccttgtcatgccaaacatgtttGGTAAGACAAGGAGTTGACATGATAGAACTGACAGATCTGTGACCAGGCTATTGTATCAGGGCCAGGCAATGGCAAATGTAGGCATACAACATTCCACCAGTGGTCTGAGATATCAGCATGAATGTGGATACTTGTGGTGATTGTGAAATGTCTACAAACTAATACCAGGATATCTTGAAATTTCACACACTTTCTATACTAGATGTGATGGTTCGGTAGAAGTACTACTCATAGTCATAATAACAACTGCAAGGCGCATGCTTCTTCTAAAAACAACCTGCATTTTACATTATATCAAATAAGTGTTTTACTGAATGATGACTTGTAGAAAATGCACCCCATACAGTCCATACATAAAGGCTATGTTCCTCCCCAAATCATAAGAGCAACATGTGCTGAATTTACACAGGAAGCCCAATTATTTTCATTAATTGGTCAttggaccaatcagatcagctctgaaaaagatatAATGTGATTGGTCAAGAGATCAATTAgcggaaaaaatatcagaattgtgctgcctgtgtagACCCAGCCAAACATTCCTACCCACTGGGAACACTGGTTcgatcaacgttgtttccacgtaatttaaatgaaattacggcaacgtggaatagacgttgaatttacGTCTGTGCCCAGCGGGTAGAGGCAACATTTTGTCTCAAATTGGAACACACGTAAAAAGGTTCTACAGGTGCACGACCATGGGAAGTGCGTCAATTGACGTCATTAAAATACTATCACGTTTGTGTACAATATATGCCTAGCAAAAACAGTAAACCATTGTAACTCACAAGCTCCGGTAGGTAGAGAATGTCTGGAATAGTTGTGCATATTCCTAGTCCACTGGGTAAATTCCCCATAGTGGCTGTAGTTGATGTCATGGTTGCTCTCCGGTTTCGCGTACCTCAAATGTAGTAATGGTAGAACAGGTGCAGGTGTCCGTTTTAAGAGAGATGCCaacttgaaaaacctgctttccCATCCCGATACCTAACTGTCACACCCGACCAAATAAAGACCAGTTTTGTAGTTTACCTACACGTGAATTGTAGGCGAACCTACCAATTAGTCATATCAATGATATATTCAAGAAGTTTGTCTGAACTTGTAGAAGTCGCGCTATACATTTTTTCAAGTTGACTCATTCGTCACACCCAACTGTTGACAAACTCACCCTCGAAGTGTGCCTTTGGCAAATCAAAACGAGTGAGCAACAAGTGATCAACTCCTAATTTTAAAACTCAAGATCGAAAAAATAGTTTTACAATAGATGCTTTAATCATTGTGTGAGAATGAGACAATTGTCCTAATAAAAGTTGTTAAAATGCCTGATCTAATTAGTCAGTTATGCACAGAAAGACATAATGATTGCCTATAAAACGGGTAGTTCCTGAAAAACAATATTCCGTTCTATTCAGACTTTTtttcaatagaatagaatacaatgaCTTTATTTTTCTCAGAGGGATATGTGGTCCGATTTGTCTACTAGGACAATTAAGATAAATTAAAGTGCAGCTTTTCAATTTATCATGtcataactgccaaaataaaggaaataccaacataaagtgtcttaatagagcGCTGGGCCACCAGAACAGCATAAAttcaagtgtctggaactctattggagggatgccaCACCATACTTCCaggagaaattccatcatttggtgtttcatTTCGAAAACACTGTCTCATGCacagctccagaatctcccaaaaATGTTCAATTggtttgagatctggtgactgacacacacacacacacacaaacactttaaGCCccctgagatctcttcttctagccaaaATAATAGGCAACTGAGCATTGCCTAGTCTGGAAGGACCAGCTtttaatatactttgtatccctcgtttactcaagtgtttcctttattttggcagttattaTACTTTAAAATGATCCATTGTTTTGTAGGCCATTTATAAACTTAACACTAACAACATGTAGAATAATGTAGCTAGGATCCTATTAGACAATATCCAATGTATAATAAGTTGCCGCTAACTTCCCCCATTGATCTAACTGGGTATTGCTGCAAAAACATTATCATTTTTGTTCTGGGGTTTAACAGTAATGTACGTCCCAAATATAACCCtgtccctatttagtgcactacttttgaacagggcccataaggGCTCTGAACAAAAGTTGTtcaccatagggaatagggtgccaattgggacgaagcctgagtgcatgtgtgtgaagtttgtatgGGCATGTCTCCAGACGAGACACTACACACCAACGTCTCCAGGCACGCCACTCTCCAAGTGACAATTATGTCGTTTGAGGGAACTATTATCCTTTCACACTATCATGCTGACCCAGCTCAGTTCCACAGTGACTATGGTGGAGGCAGAATCAGGCTGACCCAGTACAGTTCAACTTGGCTGAGCCCAGTAGTGGGAAAAGGATATAACTTAACTGGCACCTTTAGGATGACAGTGCTATGTTGTAATATGGTTATGTTTTGTCTTATGGAACATTTTAAACTGGTAATACAATAAATATAATTTGATGTTCAAACTCCCCCTTACTCATGTATGGTTGTGTGAATGTGACGAGAGAAGGTGGCTTGAACCTTTTCATGTTttcaggccgtcattgtaaataagaatttgttctagttaaataaaggttaaataaaataaataaataaaaaatgttgtgtgACCATCCCATGTGCAGGAGATTATGAGTGACATGGGTTTGGGTAAGGATATTTTCAATCAAAGTATTGTTTGACAACCAATGGTCACTGTTAAACCTATTGCAACCTATTTAAAGTCAGCACAACATGTATAGCTAGACATCCTCTCATTTGCTTCCATGAAGAACATATAGAAATGCTTTCATAACATGCCCTGGGTATACATTGCCACCTAGTGGATATTCTTTAGCTTACTTAAGAGCTGTCCCATCTTGTTCAAGTCTTATGGTAAATTGTTGGCTTCTTCAGAGCGGGAGAGTCCCAACTCCGGGGAAAATCTGTCTCCTTTTTGTGTGGAGGTCAATGagaatgaatggcttatttgctacgtgaggtttatttgatcgaatagaagttttgtaatgcttaagttgttacgagtgtaATGATATAAAAAGCatatagacattatctcacatttcttttagactaacatttcgttttcaacagcTGAGatgtgtataaaccttgctgtcggtctctccgacatttgcaacattgtttcaatattgaaattggaTCTCCTGATGTCGGATAGTAATGAACTTGTCAGGAGTGGGGAGGAGACAAACAGGCAgtcagcgtttctcagccagtcgaaatcatgaatcagctggcatcaatTTTAtggataaatatatatttttaaatccattgaaaaaaggtaaaacgaaacgcagctaatttgcagtctttccagcttcagtttgaagtgaagTGTTACTGCAGCTGTTTTGTTGGCTatctcctctgaacaacagtgtcctgacgagttagcacattttctatgccaggcgaaattgcgcctcattagctcattgttatagatgtatccaaataaatccTACTAGaaagctactttgctgttattctcaTTTTTTGATGTGACTGTAAATTTGCCGTAGTTGGCTacctagcaagcaagggataagaacgttgcgatccggtatggcaatggaacatttagaacgaacgactgggtagCGAccatacagaacaaaaagattAAACGACTGGGTCCCGTctctagcaaccctagatttgtgtcgggactatatcttgtggaaggatgaaatggtATGAATAAATGAATCCAAATAAATTTTAAtttaaaatatgtcaatcattattagaatatgttggtaacccattgtataaaagtggTAATGACCTCAAagtcggtgtttggaggatatattggcacggtatGCAAGCTCTCGACTTcatttttcttcacttatcttttttacatttttttttttattctaaatactcaacctcaaagcactctcctgcaacccgcctcatcaattaaaaaaaaaaag
Protein-coding regions in this window:
- the LOC115208493 gene encoding myelin and lymphocyte protein, yielding MTSTTATMGNLPSGLGICTTIPDILYLPELVFGGLVWILVACTLVDPTNPQGWVMFVSVFCFTMTFIWMCMFAFGVHRNSGGWATADFAYHGIAAFFYLSASVALAKVTLDKKSGDLFNYRLDISAVVFSYVATLLYFIHTIFSAFRWKSF